GTACGAGATCCACGAGATCGTCACGGACCCGGCCGTGCTGGAGCGCGTGGAGCCCAACGCGACCCTGCTCCGCGCGGTGCTGCGCACGAAGCACCTGATGAATCCCGAGGTGCTGCGGCTGGCCCGGCGGATCGTGGAGACCGTGGTGGGCCGGCTCCTGGAGCAGCTGAAGCCGGAGATCCGGCGCTCCTTCTCCGGGACCCGCTCGCGCCGCCCGAGCCTGCTGCCCTCCGCCCGCGACTTCGACTTCCGCGGCACCATCCGGGCCAACCTGGCCCATTACCAGCCCGCCGAGCGGCGCATCCTGATCGAGAAGCCTCGCTTCCATTCGCGCACCCGCCCGCACCTGGAGCAGTGGCAGCTCATCCTGCTGGTCGACCAGTCCGGTTCCATGGTCGAATCCGTCATCCACTCGGCGGTCACAGCGGCGAGCTTGTGGGGGCTGCCCGGCCTGAAGACCCATCTGGTCGCCTTCGACACCAGCGTGGTGGACCTGACGAGCGACGTCACCGACCCGGTCGAACTGCTCATGGGCGTCCAGCTCGGCGGTGGCACCGACATCGCGCAGGCCGTCGACTACGGCACCCGCCTGATCGACAACCCGCGGCGTGCCATCGTCGCGCTGGTCACCGACTTCTACGAGGGCGGCGATCCGTACCGGCTGGTGCGTGGCGTCCGGGCACTGACCGAGCAGGGCACGACCGTCCTGGGCCTGGCCGCGCTCGACGAGGACGCCAACCCGGCGTACGACCGCGAGCTCGCGCAGCGGCTCGCCGACGTGGGCGCGCACGTCGGCGCGATGACGCCCGGGCAGCTCGCCGAGTTCGTCGCCGAGAGGCTGGGCCGATGAACCGTACGGACCTCCTCTCGCTGGACTTCGACACCCTCGCGGCGCTCGCCAACCGCGGTCTGGTCAAGCGCGCCGCCAAGGAACTCGACGCGGGCGCCGGGGCCGTGCACTCCGAGGACGCCGACGGCACGCTCCACGGCGTGTTCCCGGACGGCACGCGGGTGTCGCTGCCGCCGGGCGCGGGGCTCGACCGGGGTGCGTGCAGCTGCGGGGCGCCGGGGGTCTGCCGGCATCTGCTCGGTCTGGTCCTCGCCTGCCAACGCGTCGCGGACGCGGATGCCCCTGCTCCCGGGCCTGCCGACTGGGTGCCCTGGTCCCCGGCCGACCTCGACGACGAGGCGTTGAGCGCCGCCGTGGGAGCCCGTGCGGTGACCTCCGCCCGGCGCACCCTCGCCCGCGGCTACACGGCCCGGCTGCACCACCCCACCGCCGAGGAGCCCGCCGCCCGGGCCGAACTGCCCACCTGCACGGTACGGTTCCCGGTCCCGGCGCCCGACGGCATCGGGCACGCGGTCACCGACGCCGCCACCGCCCGGCGCGGGGAGATGATCGCGCTCGCCGTGTGGGCGTTCCGCGCAGCCACGGAGGCCGATCCGGCCGCTCCGCCGGCCCAGGTCGACGTGGGCGGGAGCGGCGGCTGGGCGCGGCCCGGCGCGCCTGAGCTCGCTGCGGCGGCCGCGCTCCTCGACGACCTGCTCCTGGACGGCGCGGCCCACGCGGGCCCGGTACTGGCCACCGCACTGCGCCGGTTGCGGGACGAGTTGTCCGCCCGGGCCCTGCACTGGCCCGCCGGGATCCTCACCGAGCTGATCGAGCAGCTCGACGACCATGCCGCGCGGGGTGCCCGCTTCCGGGCCGAGCAGTACGCCGCGCTGATCACCGAGTTCCATGCCCGGCTCCGCGCGGCCGGCCGGGAGAGCGGGCTCGCCGCCTCCCAGGTCCTCGGGTCCGGGGAGCGCGGCGACACCCCGCTGCGCCGGATCCGTCTCACCTCGCTCGGCTGCCGGATCAGCGGAGGCCCCGGCGAGCGGACTGCCGAGGTGTTCCTCGGTCATGCCGGTGCCGGCACCGGCCTGGTGCTGCGCCGCAGGTGGGAGTCGGCGCCGGGGCAGGATCCGACCGGGCCCGAGCTGGCGGCGCGGCGGCTGGCGGGGAGCACGCTGGGCGCGGTGGCCCGCGGCAATCTGGTGAGCGAGAGTGCCTCCCGTACGCCCGGCCTGTCCGTCACCATCGGCGGCAGCCGGCTCGCCTCGACCAGCGTGACACCGGTCGGCTCGGCGTGGGCCGAGCTGCCCGAGCCGCTGCTGGTACGGGATTTCGCCGCTCACGCCCGCACCCTGGACCGGCTGCCGCCGTACCTGGTCCGGCCGCGTACCGAGGCCGGATCCGTCCACGTGGTCGAGGTCCACGAGGTCGGGACGATCGGCTACGACCCGGCCGAGCAGCGCCTGGAGGCGACGGTGCGCGATGCGTGGGGCGCCGTCGGGAGGGTGTCCGCGGCGCACAATCCGTACAGTCCCGGCGCGCTGGACGTGCTCGCCGAGTGCCTGGGCGGCGGGCGGGGCGAGGTCCGCCATCTGAGCGCCCTGGTCCGCGTGACGGGCTCCGGGCTCCTCTTCGACCCGATCGCCGTCCTGACGGCCGAGGGCGTGACCGTCCCCGACCTGGCCGCCCCCCACCCGGGCACCCCCGCCGCCGGCTCCCGCCTCGTACCGGGCCTGGTCCCGCGCCCGCGCGACCCGCTGGCCGAGGCGATGGAGAGCGCCCTGACCGCGTTGGCCTCGGCGGCCGGCCTGGGGCTGCGCGGCCTCGGTGAGCCCGCCCGCGCCGTGATCGAGGACTCCGCGGCCGCCCTGTCCCGTACGGGCCTGTCTACGGCGGCCCGTCTCGTACGGGCCTTCCTCGGCGCGCTCCGCGAGGAGGGCCCGGGCGCGGCGGCGCGGCCGTGGGTGGACGCCCAGATCCACCTGCTGTGCGCCCTGGAACTGCATGTACGGGCCACATGATCGCCCCGTATATTGGCGCCGGGCTCGCGATCTTGAAACGGGCGCCGGCAGTGACGGATAGAAGGAGCGGCGGATGAGCCGGGGCGTATTGGTCACCGGGGCCTCCCGGGGCATCGGGCGGGCCGTCGCCGTCGCGTTCGCGCGGCAGGGCGACCGGGTCGCGGTGCACTGTTCCACCCGGCAGGCCGACGCGGAGGAGACCCTCGCCGCGCTCGCGGGCGACGGACACGTGCTGGTCAGCGGTGACCTCGGTGATCCGGCGCGGGTCGAGGAGCTGGTCGGCGAGGCCGACGAGGCGCTGGGCGGGGTGGACGTCCTGGTGAACAACGCCGCGGTGATGATCGCGCACCCGGTGCCCACCACCTCGTACGCGGACTGGCAGGAGGCCTGGCAGCGCACCGCCGCGGTGAACCTCTTCGGCGCCGCGAACCTCAGCTACTGCGCGGCGCGCCGCATGATCGACGCCGGCCGGGCGGGCCGCATCGTGAACGTCGGCTCGCGCGGCGCGTTCCGGGGCGAGCCCGACCACCCGGCGTACGGCGCCACGAAGGCGGCACTGCACGCCCTCGGGCAGTCCCTGGCCGTCTCCCTCGCACCGCACGGCATCGCGGTCGCCTCGGTGGCTCCGGGTTTCGTCGCCACCGAACGGGTCTCGGGCCGGCTGAGCGGCGCGGAGGGCGATCTGATCCGCGCGCAGAGCCCGTTCGGGCGGGTCGCGACCCCGGAGGAGATCGCCTCGGCCGTGCTCTACCTGGCCTCCCCCGGCGCCCTCTGGAGCTCGGGTACGGTTCTCGACGTCAACGGGGCCTCCTACCTGCGCACATGAGCCTGGGGCCGGGCACCGGACCGTACGAATCGAAGAGGAGCCGCACCCGCATGCCGGAAGGCGACATTCACGAGACCCTCTGCTGGCGAGGTCCCGCCTCGGTCAACGTGTTCGTCGTCGGGGCGGGCAACACCCCGCTGCCGGCAGAGGCGTTCCACCTCGCCGGGCTCGTCCCCGACGACATGCTGCCGTTCGTGCTGATGGAGCAGCCCGCGGCCGTCGAACCGTTCGGGCTGATCTCCTACGACCTCGACTTCGAGGACACCTCGCTCGACCTGCGCGAGTACACCCGGGCGGCCCTCGCGCGGCTGTGCGAGGACCACCGGGCCGTCGCCTGGGCCGGCTTCGAGGGGTCGATCCACTACGACCACCTCCTCACCGACGAGGTGGCCCGCCAGATCTACGGCTACTGCGCGAGCGGCACCGAGCCGGTGATCGAGTGGGACCTCGCCACCCTGCGGACCGAGCGGTGGCGACGCCGGCTCACGGAGGCCCGGGCCGCCCTCGACGCCCTGCTCGCCGGCCGCGGTACGCCTCCGGCAGCCACCACACAGCACGAACGTGGCTGAGGGCGCGGTCCCGGCCGTCTGCGCGAGCACCTCGGCCGGTCCGCATCCGTACCGGCCCTTCCTGGAGAAGACAGGGGTACGAGCAAGCGGCGGCGGCCCTCCTGGCCGCCGCAACGCCGAGATGGATCCACAGGAGCGCCATGCCCGCCTCATCACGGTTCACCCGATGGCTGATCCCTGTCGTCCTGCTCGTCGCCTG
This genomic window from Streptomyces sp. NBC_01351 contains:
- a CDS encoding SDR family NAD(P)-dependent oxidoreductase produces the protein MSRGVLVTGASRGIGRAVAVAFARQGDRVAVHCSTRQADAEETLAALAGDGHVLVSGDLGDPARVEELVGEADEALGGVDVLVNNAAVMIAHPVPTTSYADWQEAWQRTAAVNLFGAANLSYCAARRMIDAGRAGRIVNVGSRGAFRGEPDHPAYGATKAALHALGQSLAVSLAPHGIAVASVAPGFVATERVSGRLSGAEGDLIRAQSPFGRVATPEEIASAVLYLASPGALWSSGTVLDVNGASYLRT
- a CDS encoding VWA domain-containing protein, yielding MTAPTPDPGLERWRLVLGAPAERCTGPLGPEAAARDAALDWLYGRDPEQARRGVRTDAHTREGGDGPSAVTAVDWLDDIHRLFPKETIERLERDAVERYEIHEIVTDPAVLERVEPNATLLRAVLRTKHLMNPEVLRLARRIVETVVGRLLEQLKPEIRRSFSGTRSRRPSLLPSARDFDFRGTIRANLAHYQPAERRILIEKPRFHSRTRPHLEQWQLILLVDQSGSMVESVIHSAVTAASLWGLPGLKTHLVAFDTSVVDLTSDVTDPVELLMGVQLGGGTDIAQAVDYGTRLIDNPRRAIVALVTDFYEGGDPYRLVRGVRALTEQGTTVLGLAALDEDANPAYDRELAQRLADVGAHVGAMTPGQLAEFVAERLGR